A region of the Anaerolineae bacterium genome:
CGAAAGCTGAGGATCAATACCTTGGGTAATCCGGCGCAGGCCGGTTCCATCAGCATTGATGAGATAAATATCCCCTCCGCTCTGGTTTTGGAAAACAAGCTGTCCGCCGCCGTTTTGGCTAACGGAAACCGGGCCATTTCCGGTTGGAGCAGGCGCTGTTTCGCCGGAACTCTCAGCGGTTTCCGCCGGAACAGTAACGCCAACGGGCGATAAATCAACGCCCTCAATCCGCCAACGCCCATTGTACTTGCCAACGTAAACGGAAATAGGACGATCGCCGGGCTGGAGCATGGCTTTCACCTGGTAGGTCACCTCGCTAACCCACTCGGCGCCGGTAACTTCAAAACTGGTGGCCGGACTTTCCTGAACCGCCGCCACAATGTCGGCAGCGCTAACACTATCCAACAAGTAAAACTTCATTGTGTTTGATAGTTCCGGTCGCAGTAACGTCACCAGAAAACTGTTGGCGGCGGCCCTGGCCAAAGTGGTATCCAGATTAGCTTGTTGCGCCTGCGCCGGAAGAGAACCCGTTACCCAAACGCTGAAGGCCAGCCCAATGATCAAGATCAAAGATAAGATTCTTTTTGTTTTCATTTTCATCCCTGCCTTTTTTGAAGGGCAAGACTGCCGCATAGCAAAGCATTGCCCTTCGAAATAGAATGTAGGCGCCTTATACATCCGGCCCAACTTCAATATCAACAAAAGTGGTCATGCCCCAGCGCAAGCGCGAGGTGTCGCCTTTGGTGATGTCAATCAACACAGTGTAAGTCACATCGCCGGCCTTGGTTTCTGATTTGGGTTTGATGCGGGTCACTACCCCTTCAAACTCTTCGCCGGGCAGCGCGTCCACGCTGATCTGAACTTTAGCGCCTTCTTTCACATTTACCACGTCAATCTCGGTCAAGTCGTCGGTTTCAATTTGCCAACGCGAAGTGTCACCTATTGAGATGACCGGTTCCCCCGGTGAAACAATTTCGCCGGAATCAACATTCCTGGCCCCCACCGTGCCCGCAAAGGGTGATTTTAACTCGGTTTTGGCCAGTTCAGTTTGGGCCGACACGATCCCGGCCTGGCCCTCTTTGATCCAGCCTTTCTCTGCTTCAACAATTGCCTCGGCTGAAGCAATCTCTTCGGGTGTGGCTCCGGCAACGAGTTCAGCCAGCGCGGCCTCGGCTCTGACGACTTCGGCCTGGGCCTGGGCAATCTGTTCGGGCGTGGCTCCAGCCTTAACTTTGGCCAAAGCGGCTTCCGCCTCTTTTACCCCGGCGCGGGCCACAGCTATATCCTCGTCGGTGGCCCCATTGAGGAGTTTTTCGTAGTCTGCCTGCGCGGCCTCATAGGTCAGGGTGGCCTGTTGCAAGGCTACGCCATAAGGTTCGGCCACTTCCGGTTCGCCGTAAACAAACTTGTCATAGTCGGCCTGGGCTAATCGCACGTTGGCTTCTGCTTGCAATAACCTGGCCGACGCAGCTTTTAAGTCTTCATCCCGCGCCCCGGCTAACACCTGGTTCAGCGTAGCCTGGGCAGTCTCCACTCTGGCTTCGGCCTGGGCAATATCTTCCTCGGTGGGGCCGGCAATGATTTCTGCCAAAGCCGCCTCCGCTCTGGATAGCGCCGCCTCGGCCTGAGCAATTTGCTCCGCTGTTGCACCTGCTTTCACCCTGGCCAGGTCAGCTTCGGCTCGGCCTAAATTGGCTTCAGCGCGAGCCAAACTGGCCTCGGCCTGCCCCACCGCTGCCTGTTGGCTGGCATTATCTAACTGGACCAGGGTTTGCCCGGCAGTAACTTCGTCGCCTTCTTCAACTTCAACCGCAGTTACCCGCCCTCCCACTTCAAAAGAGAGGTTGGCTTCTTGCTGCGGCACCACAAAAGCTTCGGCGGAAACCACATTGGGCTGTTGAATGGCCTGGGCCTCAACCGGCTCAGGCGTTGCTGTTGGCTCAGACGAGCAAGCGATAACTCCCCCGGCCAATAAGATGACCATTAACATGGTGGCAACAAATTTTAGTTTCATGGTTGTTCTCCTTGAACTCAAGCGAATTTATGAAAAAGTTGAGAGATACTCTAACTCAATACACTTTCAAAGCCCCTGTGGGTTTTAGAAGCTTTTAAGGCTTGACCCCACAGTTTGATTCTCTATCAGATATTTTATACGAGCAATTATACGAAAAGTTGTACTTCAGGCTACAAAAAATCGTATTAATTTAATGATTAAGTTTGACTAAAAAAATATTTAGCTTAGACTAAAAAATTAACCATCCGATTATATTATACTTTTTTTAGGCTGTCAAGCCATTTTCTGTTCTTGTCGTTGTCTCAATTTTAGGCCACAGGGTAGGGACAGGACATTGTCCTGTCCCTACCACCAAAATTTTTGGGGCGCACCGTCGGCCTATTAATTTCTGAGTAAAATTTATACTCTATCATAACCAGGTAAAATAACTGTTAAATTTAGGTTAAGTCTTGGTAAAGACTTTTACGGGCCTCTATTCATAGGCCAGCACCTCGCGCACGGTCAAGCGGGCCGCGTTGCGAGCCGGGATAAAACTGGCCAAACCACTTAAAATAATCACCATAACTAACCACAGCCATACGCCGGGCAGCGAGTAAGTGAAGCTGAACGGCATGCCCAATACCTGGGTGCCAACGGCGTTGGTCAGCAGTTTGCCCAGGAATGGGGCCGACACCGTGCTTAATAACCAACTGAGCGCGCCAATAGCCATGCCTTCGCGGATGAAAACCCAGGCCACACCCCGCGTGGGCGCGCCAATGGCCCGCAGCACGCCAATTTCACGGGTGCGCTCCAGCACGTTAATGCTCATGGTGCCCATCAAACCCAGCCCACCCACAATGGCCAGCATAAAGGCCATGATCATTAACAGGGCAATAATGATGCCAAAAAATGCCTCGGCCTCCAGCCGTTCGGTGGCTAAAGTAGCCACGGCGTCAATATCCGTGCCCAGCCGCTCAAACTGGGCTTCGATGGCTTTGGAAATTTCAATAACCCTGGCTTCGTCGTGGCGCTCGGTAGATACCAGCATGGTGTCGGCCAAACCCACCTGACTGGTAAGCTGGGCAATGTAATTATAATTGGCATAAGCCATAGGCACCATCATGCCCATCCCCACTCCCACCACCCGGAACGGGCGTTCGCGGCCGTCTACTTTAAGCACCACGCTATCGCCCAACTTTACATCCCGTTCTTCTTTCATAAAAATAGAGTCCAGCACCACGGCGTTTTCATCGCCGGGCAGCAGCCAACGGCCCTGTAAAATTTTAGGGCCGCGCACCAACGCCGACTCCGCGTGCGGGGCAAACATGTAAATCATTTTGGTTTCGCTGCCGTCGGGCCGCACCCGGCGGGTGGGTAACTGGAGCCACACATCTGTGGCGGTTACGCCGGGCACAGCCAGGGTCTCGCGCTGCACTTTTTCGGCCCGGTAGGCCCGGCCAAAGATGATCATAATATCAAAGTCCCAGGTGTGCAGTATATCATCCATCGTGGTGTCCAACGACGACTGCATACTGAAGACGGCAATAAAAATGGCGCCGGCCAGGGTCAGAGTGATGAGGGTTAAGGTGAGCCGCCACTTGCTGCGAAAGATATTGCGCATGGAGAGCAAAATGGGCCGCAGTAACACCCGCCGGGCAAACCACAGGTTAGCGCCCGATAATAGCCGGTCAATCAAGCCGGCGCCAAAACGGCCTTTGCCCAAGCTAAAGGCGCTCATGGCCTCAACGGGCGTGATCGGCAAATTGGTCAAAAATGGCGGCAGCGAGGCCAGCATCGGCGTGAGCAGGCCAATGATAATTTGCAGCACAATAACTTGCGGCGGCGTGGCCAGCTCAACCAGGTCAAAGTTGAACATGGCGGCCATAAATCGGCTCAGTTCG
Encoded here:
- a CDS encoding efflux RND transporter periplasmic adaptor subunit, with product MKLKFVATMLMVILLAGGVIACSSEPTATPEPVEAQAIQQPNVVSAEAFVVPQQEANLSFEVGGRVTAVEVEEGDEVTAGQTLVQLDNASQQAAVGQAEASLARAEANLGRAEADLARVKAGATAEQIAQAEAALSRAEAALAEIIAGPTEEDIAQAEARVETAQATLNQVLAGARDEDLKAASARLLQAEANVRLAQADYDKFVYGEPEVAEPYGVALQQATLTYEAAQADYEKLLNGATDEDIAVARAGVKEAEAALAKVKAGATPEQIAQAQAEVVRAEAALAELVAGATPEEIASAEAIVEAEKGWIKEGQAGIVSAQTELAKTELKSPFAGTVGARNVDSGEIVSPGEPVISIGDTSRWQIETDDLTEIDVVNVKEGAKVQISVDALPGEEFEGVVTRIKPKSETKAGDVTYTVLIDITKGDTSRLRWGMTTFVDIEVGPDV
- a CDS encoding FtsX-like permease family protein, with the translated sequence MLRSRWHKVINDLWGNKIRTFLIVLSIAVGLFAVGTIISARSILSTEMAKSYAAINPSSGTVRTLEPFDQDFVQAVRDMPEVAEADARYFLTARVQTGPDDWANLTVFGVADYNDMRVNKIWPQAGAWPPPDGEILIERAALPVIKANIGDEITMQTADKKYRQLRIAGTVHDLVQMPAQIDSTPYGYVSMKTLEWFGEPYGFNELHIVPANQSDKDHAQDAVNKVKNRAERSGLTIPITMTAEPGQIPMDAILQGILLLMGIIGLLSLFLSVFLIINTISALLAQQRRQIGIMKAVGATTGQIMGMYLGLVLIYGLLALLIAVPLSMAGARELSRFMAAMFNFDLVELATPPQVIVLQIIIGLLTPMLASLPPFLTNLPITPVEAMSAFSLGKGRFGAGLIDRLLSGANLWFARRVLLRPILLSMRNIFRSKWRLTLTLITLTLAGAIFIAVFSMQSSLDTTMDDILHTWDFDIMIIFGRAYRAEKVQRETLAVPGVTATDVWLQLPTRRVRPDGSETKMIYMFAPHAESALVRGPKILQGRWLLPGDENAVVLDSIFMKEERDVKLGDSVVLKVDGRERPFRVVGVGMGMMVPMAYANYNYIAQLTSQVGLADTMLVSTERHDEARVIEISKAIEAQFERLGTDIDAVATLATERLEAEAFFGIIIALLMIMAFMLAIVGGLGLMGTMSINVLERTREIGVLRAIGAPTRGVAWVFIREGMAIGALSWLLSTVSAPFLGKLLTNAVGTQVLGMPFSFTYSLPGVWLWLVMVIILSGLASFIPARNAARLTVREVLAYE